Proteins co-encoded in one Malus sylvestris chromosome 9, drMalSylv7.2, whole genome shotgun sequence genomic window:
- the LOC126583174 gene encoding probable histone chaperone ASF1A isoform X2 yields the protein MLKEVNCVLYAFTITSLANMSRICISNLEWKLIYVGSAEDETYDQLLESVLVGPVNVGNYRFVLQADPPDPSKIRDEDIIGVTVLLLTCSYIGQEFIRVGYYVNNDYDDEQLREEPPPKVLIDRVQRNILSDKPRVTKFPINFQPENTESGEQPPPLDQPNEADGSTEQLVLPVNPSEEQKP from the exons ATGCTCAAAGAAGTCAACTGTGTTTTGTATGCATTCACGATTACCAGCCTCGCTAATATGTCGCGTATCTGCATTTCAA ATTTGGAATGGAAGCTCATCTACGTGGGATCTGCTGAGGATGAGACTTATGACCAACTCCTGGAGAGTGTACTTGTTGGGCCTGTCAATGTCGGAAACTATCGTTTTGTACTACAG GCAGATCCTCCTGACCCATCCAAGATTCGTGATGAAGACATCATTGGTGTGACTGTGCTTCTGTTGACCTGCTCTTATATTGGTCAGGAATTTATCCGAGTGGGCTACTACGTTAACAATGATTATGATGATGAGCAGCTGCGAGAAGAACCTCCTCCAAAGGTCTTGATTGATAGGGTTCAAAGAAACATTTTGTCTGACAAACCGAGGGTCACAAAGTTCCCCATCAATTTCCAGCCAGAGAATACTGAGAGTGGAGAACAACCCCCTCCACTTGATCAGCCTAATGAAGCAGATGGAAGCACAGAACAGCTTGTTTTGCCTGTAAATCCTTCAGAGGAGCAGAAACCTTAG
- the LOC126583174 gene encoding histone chaperone ASF1B isoform X1 — protein MSAINITNVTVLDNPALFLAPFQFEISYECNTPLKDDLEWKLIYVGSAEDETYDQLLESVLVGPVNVGNYRFVLQADPPDPSKIRDEDIIGVTVLLLTCSYIGQEFIRVGYYVNNDYDDEQLREEPPPKVLIDRVQRNILSDKPRVTKFPINFQPENTESGEQPPPLDQPNEADGSTEQLVLPVNPSEEQKP, from the exons ATGAGCGCCATTAACATCACGAACGTGACGGTGCTTGACAATCCGGCTCTGTTTCTCGCACCCTTCCAGTTTGAAATTTCTTACGAGTGCAACACTCCTCTCAAAGACG ATTTGGAATGGAAGCTCATCTACGTGGGATCTGCTGAGGATGAGACTTATGACCAACTCCTGGAGAGTGTACTTGTTGGGCCTGTCAATGTCGGAAACTATCGTTTTGTACTACAG GCAGATCCTCCTGACCCATCCAAGATTCGTGATGAAGACATCATTGGTGTGACTGTGCTTCTGTTGACCTGCTCTTATATTGGTCAGGAATTTATCCGAGTGGGCTACTACGTTAACAATGATTATGATGATGAGCAGCTGCGAGAAGAACCTCCTCCAAAGGTCTTGATTGATAGGGTTCAAAGAAACATTTTGTCTGACAAACCGAGGGTCACAAAGTTCCCCATCAATTTCCAGCCAGAGAATACTGAGAGTGGAGAACAACCCCCTCCACTTGATCAGCCTAATGAAGCAGATGGAAGCACAGAACAGCTTGTTTTGCCTGTAAATCCTTCAGAGGAGCAGAAACCTTAG
- the LOC126583173 gene encoding uncharacterized protein LOC126583173 — protein sequence MGNYISCSLATQILSKHGKAAATKVIVPSGEIKQFNVPIKAAELMVDTPNFFLVNIKSLHVGRRFSHLSADEELDIGNVYVMFPMKRLNSTVTTADMGPLFLTAAAGSASKRASGRNVRVRRADHRQSMKFGNEGDECKRIKSWGKSLEHEAAAPKLNLDDIEDFSAPEFMHRLSMSRSKKPLLDTIAEEPAVSVSSR from the coding sequence ATGGGCAACTACATTTCTTGTAGCCTAGCAACCCAAATATTGAGCAAGCATGGGAAAGCAGCAGCCACTAAAGTGATCGTCCCAAGCGGTGAAATCAAACAATTCAATGTCCCCATAAAAGCCGCCGAGCTGATGGTCGACACCCCAAACTTCTTCCTCGTAAACATCAAGTCTCTCCATGTGGGAAGAAGATTTTCGCATCTCAGTGCCGACGAAGAGTTGGATATCGGCAACGTTTACGTCATGTTCCCCATGAAGAGGCTCAACTCCACTGTCACAACAGCTGATATGGGGCCACTGTTCCTCACCGCCGCAGCTGGGTCAGCAAGCAAGCGAGCTTCCGGGAGAAACGTGAGGGTGCGGCGGGCTGATCATCGTCAATCCATGAAGTTTGGTAATGAAGGCGATGAGTGTAAAAGGATTAAGAGTTGGGGGAAAAGTTTGGAGCATGAGGCGGCGGCGCCAAAGCTTAACTTGGATGACATCGAAGATTTCTCGGCGCCGGAGTTTATGCACAGGTTGTCTATGAGTAGGTCAAAGAAGCCATTGCTGGATACCATAGCAGAAGAGCCTGCAGTTTCTGTTTCTTCAAGGTGA